One window of Corynebacterium sp. P3-F1 genomic DNA carries:
- a CDS encoding amino acid-binding ACT domain protein, producing MSYLIRVVLPDTPGSLGELAEAFGMVDANIQSVDIVETTFTDRGAMVTDDIVVELPTGTMVDSLITAAASVDGVEVDSIRPFTGRVDRREQVQMLTHVANQVRDLPAAMQELVSVMPLALTSSWAVVLRDTGDGSERVAASQAAPGDDGSAPKLIDVSDARILRDDTDTWVPEAWWLLDSTLAVTPLGTTGLYMVVGRTGGPDFLASEVAHIGDLGTIVGALVR from the coding sequence ATGTCCTACCTGATCCGTGTGGTCCTTCCCGACACCCCCGGCAGCCTCGGTGAGCTCGCCGAGGCGTTCGGGATGGTCGACGCGAATATTCAGTCCGTTGACATCGTGGAGACCACGTTCACCGACAGGGGCGCGATGGTCACCGACGACATCGTGGTGGAGTTGCCCACCGGCACGATGGTCGATTCGCTCATCACCGCCGCAGCGTCCGTCGACGGCGTGGAGGTCGATTCGATCCGCCCGTTCACCGGCCGGGTCGACCGCCGCGAGCAAGTCCAAATGCTCACCCACGTTGCCAATCAGGTCCGCGACCTCCCGGCCGCGATGCAGGAGCTCGTTTCTGTCATGCCGTTAGCCTTGACATCTTCCTGGGCGGTTGTCCTGCGCGACACTGGCGACGGCAGCGAGCGCGTCGCAGCGTCCCAGGCAGCTCCGGGAGACGACGGTTCCGCACCCAAGCTTATCGACGTCTCCGATGCCCGCATCCTCCGCGACGACACCGACACGTGGGTGCCCGAGGCGTGGTGGCTGCTCGATTCCACCTTGGCCGTCACTCCCCTGGGCACGACCGGGCTCTACATGGTTGTCGGCCGCACCGGCGGGCCCGACTTCCTCGCTTCCGAGGTCGCCCACATCGGCGATCTGGGTACCATCGTCGGCGCCCTGGTCCGCTAG
- a CDS encoding 6-phosphofructokinase, translated as MRLATLTSGGDCPGLNAVIRGIVRTASSEYGSTVVGYQDGWVGLMEDLRQDLYDDAFIDSILLRGGTILGTGRLHPDKFKAGLDQIKANLDDAGIDALIPIGGEGTLKGAKWLSDNGIPVVGVPKTIDNDVNATDYTFGFDTAVSVATDAIDRLHTTAESHNRILIVEVMGRHVGWIALHAGMAGGAHYTVIPEDPFDIDDICKAMERRFQMGEKYGIIVVAEGAVPKEGTMDAGLGEEDEFGHKTFTGMGQIIGDEIHRRLGYDVRTTVLGHTQRGGTPTAYDRVLATRYGVHAARAAHEGNFGTTVALRGEDITLVPLGDAVENLKRVPEHRIRTARSMFG; from the coding sequence ATGCGTCTTGCCACACTCACTTCCGGCGGCGACTGCCCCGGCCTCAACGCTGTCATCCGCGGCATTGTCCGCACCGCGAGTTCCGAATACGGTTCCACGGTGGTGGGGTACCAGGACGGCTGGGTGGGGCTCATGGAGGATCTGCGCCAGGACTTGTACGACGACGCGTTCATCGACTCGATCCTGCTGCGTGGAGGCACCATTTTGGGCACGGGTCGCTTGCACCCGGACAAGTTCAAGGCCGGTTTGGACCAGATCAAGGCGAATCTCGACGACGCGGGAATTGACGCGTTGATTCCCATCGGCGGGGAAGGCACCCTCAAGGGCGCGAAATGGCTCTCCGACAACGGCATCCCCGTCGTTGGTGTGCCGAAGACGATCGACAACGATGTCAACGCCACAGACTACACGTTCGGTTTCGACACCGCGGTGTCGGTGGCCACTGACGCGATCGATCGCCTGCACACCACCGCCGAGTCGCATAACCGCATTCTCATCGTCGAAGTGATGGGCCGCCACGTCGGTTGGATTGCCCTGCACGCGGGTATGGCCGGCGGTGCGCACTACACCGTCATCCCCGAGGACCCCTTCGATATCGACGACATCTGCAAGGCCATGGAGCGCCGGTTCCAGATGGGCGAGAAGTACGGCATCATCGTCGTCGCCGAGGGTGCAGTGCCCAAGGAAGGCACGATGGATGCCGGTCTGGGCGAAGAAGACGAATTCGGCCACAAGACTTTCACCGGTATGGGGCAAATCATCGGCGACGAGATTCATCGCCGTTTGGGTTACGACGTGCGTACGACGGTGCTCGGCCACACGCAGCGCGGCGGCACGCCGACGGCGTACGACCGTGTGTTGGCAACCCGCTATGGAGTGCACGCGGCGCGCGCGGCGCACGAGGGGAATTTCGGCACCACGGTCGCCCTGCGCGGCGAGGACATCACGCTCGTCCCGCTCGGCGACGCTGTCGAGAATTTGAAGCGCGTTCCGGAACACCGGATTAGAACTGCGCGATCGATGTTCGGTTAA
- a CDS encoding MerR family transcriptional regulator yields MGEYTEYTIGEVAGMLGVTTKTLRHWEARGLLDPWRTAADYRVYTDDDVERGAAIALYRGVGMSLDSIAELIDAPSHTLRTALTRHRALLSDQLAAVSSQLEAVDALIEESENAKEGDIDMDAMKKYLGEKMPEYQVEAEQRWGDTAEWAQSQEKLGQMGENDFIALQRDHEEFVAKLKQAQKDGVEAGSDEAKGLVDKHREMIEQWYEVTPPRQLILARMYVCDERFHEMYEGTQDYLVELVEAQAAAEGVDLDNPQW; encoded by the coding sequence ATGGGTGAGTACACGGAGTACACGATCGGAGAAGTCGCCGGGATGCTCGGCGTGACAACGAAGACTCTTCGGCACTGGGAGGCGCGCGGCCTGCTCGATCCGTGGCGGACCGCGGCAGACTACCGCGTCTACACGGACGATGACGTCGAGCGGGGCGCGGCGATCGCGCTCTACCGCGGCGTGGGCATGTCGCTCGACTCCATTGCAGAGCTTATCGACGCCCCATCCCACACCCTCCGCACCGCCCTCACCCGTCACCGCGCATTGTTGTCCGACCAGCTGGCTGCTGTTTCCAGCCAGCTGGAGGCAGTAGACGCGCTCATTGAAGAATCTGAAAACGCGAAAGAAGGAGATATCGACATGGACGCAATGAAGAAATACCTCGGAGAGAAGATGCCCGAATACCAGGTGGAAGCCGAGCAGCGCTGGGGAGACACCGCCGAATGGGCGCAGTCCCAGGAGAAGCTGGGCCAGATGGGCGAGAATGATTTCATCGCACTGCAGCGGGATCACGAAGAGTTCGTCGCCAAGCTGAAGCAGGCCCAGAAGGACGGGGTCGAGGCGGGGTCAGATGAGGCGAAGGGCCTCGTGGATAAGCACCGCGAAATGATCGAGCAGTGGTACGAGGTCACACCGCCGCGTCAGCTGATTCTCGCGCGTATGTACGTCTGCGACGAGCGCTTTCACGAGATGTACGAGGGCACGCAGGACTACTTGGTTGAACTCGTCGAGGCTCAGGCCGCGGCTGAGGGCGTGGATCTGGATAACCCGCAGTGGTGA
- a CDS encoding GNAT family N-acetyltransferase, whose amino-acid sequence MSSRDEDFSDNPTLSNQWVTLEPLSLDHAESLAFHVGDLSELWYQDHIPTPAGVPEYIESNLADQRRGERAPWAIVDPEGNAIGVTTFLHPDPANRSIEIGSTWITKDAQGTPFNKAAKLLMLQRAFEDLGCLRVEIRTHYMNRQSRAAIESLGAKLDGVLRRHKILKSGLVRDTCVYSILDTEWPEVKTALEARLKP is encoded by the coding sequence ATGAGTTCCCGCGACGAGGACTTCAGCGACAACCCGACGCTGAGCAACCAGTGGGTGACACTGGAACCGTTGAGCCTCGATCATGCGGAGTCGCTCGCTTTCCACGTCGGGGACCTGTCCGAGCTGTGGTACCAGGACCACATTCCGACTCCCGCGGGAGTTCCCGAGTACATCGAGTCGAATCTCGCTGATCAGAGGCGTGGTGAACGTGCCCCCTGGGCGATCGTCGATCCGGAGGGCAACGCCATCGGTGTGACCACGTTCCTGCACCCGGACCCGGCGAACCGGAGCATTGAAATCGGCTCCACGTGGATCACCAAAGACGCGCAGGGCACACCGTTCAACAAGGCGGCGAAGCTGCTCATGCTCCAGCGCGCTTTCGAGGATCTCGGGTGCCTGCGCGTGGAGATCCGCACGCACTACATGAACCGGCAGTCGCGCGCGGCCATCGAGAGCCTCGGCGCCAAGCTCGACGGGGTGCTGCGCCGCCACAAGATCCTCAAGAGCGGTCTCGTCCGCGATACCTGCGTTTATTCGATCCTGGACACCGAGTGGCCCGAGGTGAAGACCGCGCTCGAGGCGCGGCTTAAGCCCTAG
- a CDS encoding NAD-dependent epimerase/dehydratase family protein, which produces MRTLVTGGAGFIGSHLVDLLIEDGHDVAVVDDLSSGRMENLSHQPTVELVEGDIGGDGIGGVVDKLAPEVIFHLAAQIDVRKSVEDPVGDAEANILATIKLADAARKAGVRKIVHTSSGGSIYGSPDTFPVDESFPVDPHSPYAASKLAGEQYLGTFRHLYGIQASFIAPANVYGPRQNPHGEAGVVAIFAENLLRGNTTKIFGGGTNTRDYVYVGDVARAFVLAAGERGDGQRFNIGTAIETTDRDLHSLVARHAGAPDNPENFPPRLGDVPRSALSYSRAREVLGWEPTVMLYEGVARTVDYFRRMQ; this is translated from the coding sequence GTGCGCACTCTCGTCACCGGCGGTGCCGGGTTCATCGGTTCTCATCTCGTCGACCTGCTGATTGAGGACGGGCACGATGTCGCTGTCGTGGACGACCTCAGCAGTGGCCGGATGGAGAATCTCAGCCATCAGCCGACCGTGGAGCTCGTCGAGGGGGATATTGGGGGCGACGGGATTGGGGGTGTCGTCGATAAGCTGGCACCTGAGGTGATCTTCCACCTCGCCGCGCAGATTGATGTGCGGAAGTCCGTCGAGGACCCAGTTGGGGATGCGGAAGCTAATATTCTGGCGACGATCAAGCTCGCGGACGCGGCGCGAAAAGCGGGCGTCCGGAAGATCGTGCACACCTCTTCTGGCGGCTCGATTTACGGTTCGCCTGACACGTTCCCCGTCGACGAATCTTTCCCGGTCGATCCTCACTCGCCCTATGCGGCGTCGAAGCTGGCGGGTGAGCAATACCTGGGCACCTTCCGCCACCTGTACGGCATTCAGGCGAGCTTCATCGCGCCAGCGAACGTGTACGGGCCGCGCCAGAACCCGCATGGCGAGGCCGGCGTTGTGGCGATCTTCGCGGAGAACCTGCTGCGCGGAAACACGACGAAGATTTTCGGCGGTGGCACGAACACCCGCGACTACGTGTACGTGGGTGATGTTGCCCGCGCGTTCGTGCTGGCGGCAGGGGAGCGCGGAGACGGGCAGCGCTTCAACATCGGCACCGCGATCGAGACAACCGACCGGGATCTGCACAGCCTCGTTGCGCGACATGCGGGAGCGCCTGACAATCCGGAGAATTTCCCGCCGCGGCTTGGCGACGTCCCACGGTCTGCCCTGTCTTATTCCCGTGCACGGGAAGTACTAGGATGGGAGCCCACTGTCATGCTCTATGAAGGTGTGGCGCGCACCGTCGACTATTTCCGGAGGATGCAATGA
- the gatA gene encoding Asp-tRNA(Asn)/Glu-tRNA(Gln) amidotransferase subunit GatA, translated as MTDYTIPAEGLTSLPAHVLAKKIQAGEVTSREVTQAFLDRIAETDETIGAFLHVGAEEALKTADEVDKQVAEGREPASPLAGVPLALKDLFVTTDAPTTAASKMLEGYMSPYDATIVTKIREAGIPILGKTNLDEFAMGSSTENSAYKVTRNPHDVDRTPGGSGGGTAAALAAGQAPLGIGTDTGGSIRQPASLTGTVGVKPTYGAVSRYGMIANASSLDQCGPCANNVLDAALLHEVIAGHDEFDATSVDRPVSAVVAAAREGASGDLTGVKVGRVKQFRGEGMQNGVAEAVDKAIAQLESQGAEIVDVDCPNFAHVMGAYYIIQTSEVSSNLARFDGMRYGQRAGDDGTNSAEEVMALTRGEGFGDEVKRRVILGTYALSVGYYDAYYLQAQRIRTLVAQDFAKAFEQVDIIAGPATPTTAFKLGDKVDDPLAMYNFDLFTLPLNLAGLPGMSVPAGTASDTGLPVGLQLISPAFADERLYRVAAAFEARR; from the coding sequence ATGACCGATTACACCATTCCCGCCGAAGGACTGACCAGCCTGCCGGCGCACGTGCTGGCGAAGAAGATCCAGGCCGGCGAGGTGACCTCCCGCGAGGTCACACAGGCATTCCTGGACCGCATAGCGGAGACTGACGAGACCATCGGCGCTTTCCTGCACGTCGGCGCCGAAGAAGCGTTGAAGACCGCCGATGAGGTGGACAAGCAGGTAGCGGAGGGCCGAGAGCCTGCGTCGCCGCTGGCCGGTGTGCCGCTGGCGCTGAAAGATCTCTTTGTCACCACCGACGCACCGACGACCGCTGCGTCGAAGATGCTCGAGGGCTACATGAGCCCCTACGACGCGACGATCGTGACCAAGATCCGCGAGGCAGGCATCCCGATCTTGGGCAAGACGAACTTGGATGAGTTCGCCATGGGTTCCTCGACCGAGAACTCCGCCTACAAGGTCACCCGCAACCCGCACGATGTGGACCGCACCCCGGGCGGTTCCGGCGGTGGCACGGCCGCAGCGCTCGCTGCGGGCCAGGCACCGCTAGGCATCGGCACCGACACCGGCGGGTCGATCCGCCAGCCGGCGTCGCTCACGGGCACTGTCGGCGTGAAGCCGACCTACGGCGCGGTCTCCCGCTACGGCATGATCGCCAACGCCTCATCGCTCGACCAGTGCGGCCCGTGCGCGAATAACGTGCTCGACGCCGCTCTGCTCCACGAGGTCATCGCAGGCCACGACGAGTTCGACGCCACTAGCGTCGACCGTCCGGTCAGTGCAGTCGTCGCCGCGGCCCGCGAAGGTGCCTCCGGCGACCTGACGGGTGTCAAGGTCGGCCGTGTGAAGCAGTTCCGCGGCGAGGGAATGCAAAATGGGGTGGCGGAAGCCGTCGATAAAGCGATTGCGCAACTCGAATCTCAGGGTGCGGAAATCGTCGATGTCGATTGCCCGAATTTCGCTCACGTCATGGGTGCGTACTACATCATTCAGACCTCGGAGGTCAGCTCGAACCTCGCGCGTTTCGACGGCATGCGTTACGGCCAGCGCGCCGGCGACGACGGCACGAACTCCGCTGAGGAGGTCATGGCGCTCACCCGCGGCGAAGGCTTCGGCGACGAGGTCAAGCGCCGCGTGATCCTGGGCACCTACGCACTGTCCGTTGGATACTACGACGCGTACTACCTGCAGGCGCAGCGCATCCGCACCCTTGTGGCGCAGGACTTCGCCAAGGCCTTCGAGCAGGTGGACATCATTGCTGGCCCGGCGACGCCGACCACGGCGTTCAAGCTCGGCGACAAGGTGGACGACCCGCTGGCAATGTACAACTTCGACCTGTTCACGCTACCGCTGAACCTGGCCGGTCTGCCGGGCATGTCCGTTCCGGCGGGCACCGCTTCCGACACCGGTCTTCCGGTGGGCTTGCAGCTCATCTCGCCGGCCTTTGCCGACGAGCGCCTCTACCGCGTGGCCGCCGCTTTTGAAGCCCGCCGTTAA
- the gatC gene encoding Asp-tRNA(Asn)/Glu-tRNA(Gln) amidotransferase subunit GatC produces MAEAPGISREEVARIARLARIAVSDEELDQLAGQLDTIVEAVSAVQAVDTDGVEPMSHPHSVEAAMREDVQRTTLTQAQALDQAPEVEENRFMVPQILGEED; encoded by the coding sequence GTGGCTGAAGCCCCAGGAATCTCCCGCGAGGAGGTCGCACGCATTGCGCGGTTGGCGCGCATAGCCGTGAGCGACGAGGAACTGGACCAGCTCGCAGGTCAACTGGACACCATTGTGGAGGCCGTCTCCGCGGTGCAGGCAGTGGACACCGACGGCGTCGAGCCCATGAGCCACCCGCACAGTGTAGAGGCGGCCATGCGTGAGGATGTCCAGCGCACCACCCTCACCCAGGCGCAGGCACTCGACCAGGCGCCCGAGGTCGAGGAGAACCGCTTCATGGTTCCGCAAATCCTGGGGGAGGAGGACTAA
- the ligA gene encoding NAD-dependent DNA ligase LigA — protein MDKDLLREWTDLAKEVRHHRDLYYNGDPVITDAEFDEMFRRLQKLEEEHPELAVPDSPTKEVGAPTTDTAFADVEHLQPMTSLDNVFSAEELADWLAKTPGPYLTELKIDGLSIDLVYENGALVRAATRGDGRVGEDITANAKVIEDIPHELTGDTPALLEVRGEVFIRPEDFPELNELRQKEGGKPFANPRNTAAGGLRQKDPEAVRKRKLHMICHGIGAREGVEFISQHDAYEKLASWGLPVSEYTKRAETAEEVQEAVTYWADHRHDAIHEMDGVVVKVDDLAQQRQLGFTSRAPRWAIAYKYPPEEVTTKLLDIEVSIGRTGRATPFAVMEPVFVSGSTVSMATLHNQTEVKRKGVLIGDTVVVRKAGEIIPEVLGPVADLRDGTEREFVFPENCPACGTKLAPAKEGDADWRCPNTRSCPAQLGARLEYIASRGAFDIEALGEKGARDLIASGVLIDESTLFSLSSDDLEKSSTYTRKDGQINASGTKLLNNLQEKKSTDLWRVLVALSIRHVGPTAARALAARYKSMEALRAASTEELAETDGVGTIIAESFKDWFEVDWHREIVDRWAAAGVTMEDSAEDAAPQTLEGLTVVVTGTLENFSRDSAKEAILSRGGKASGSVSKKTDYVVVGENAGSKEQKARDLGITILDEAQFERLLEIGEV, from the coding sequence GTGGACAAGGATCTGCTTCGCGAGTGGACGGATCTGGCCAAGGAGGTCCGCCACCACCGGGACCTGTACTACAACGGCGACCCGGTGATCACGGACGCGGAGTTCGACGAGATGTTCCGCCGGCTGCAGAAGCTCGAGGAGGAGCATCCGGAGCTCGCGGTGCCGGATTCGCCGACCAAGGAGGTCGGCGCGCCGACGACGGATACGGCGTTCGCGGATGTGGAGCACCTCCAGCCGATGACCAGTCTGGACAACGTGTTCTCGGCCGAGGAGCTGGCGGACTGGCTGGCCAAAACACCGGGACCGTACTTGACGGAGCTGAAGATCGACGGGCTGTCGATCGATTTGGTCTACGAGAACGGCGCGCTCGTGCGCGCTGCGACGCGTGGCGACGGTCGCGTGGGCGAAGACATCACCGCCAACGCGAAGGTGATCGAGGACATCCCGCACGAACTGACCGGCGACACCCCCGCATTGCTCGAGGTCCGCGGCGAGGTGTTCATCCGCCCGGAGGACTTCCCGGAGCTCAACGAGCTGCGCCAGAAGGAGGGCGGCAAGCCGTTCGCTAATCCGCGTAACACGGCCGCAGGTGGCCTCCGCCAGAAAGACCCTGAGGCGGTGCGCAAGCGCAAGCTGCACATGATCTGCCACGGCATCGGCGCGCGAGAGGGCGTGGAGTTCATTTCGCAGCACGACGCCTACGAGAAGCTCGCGTCCTGGGGGCTGCCCGTCAGCGAGTACACCAAGCGGGCAGAGACAGCAGAGGAAGTCCAAGAAGCCGTAACTTACTGGGCGGACCACCGCCACGATGCCATCCACGAGATGGACGGAGTGGTGGTCAAGGTTGACGATTTGGCTCAGCAGCGCCAGCTCGGCTTCACCTCCCGCGCGCCGCGCTGGGCGATCGCGTACAAATACCCGCCGGAGGAAGTGACCACGAAGCTGCTCGACATCGAGGTCTCCATCGGCCGCACGGGCCGCGCCACGCCGTTCGCGGTCATGGAGCCGGTGTTCGTCTCCGGTTCGACGGTGTCTATGGCCACGCTGCACAACCAGACAGAGGTCAAGCGCAAGGGCGTGCTCATCGGCGACACCGTGGTGGTGCGCAAAGCAGGCGAGATCATTCCGGAGGTGCTCGGCCCAGTCGCAGATCTGCGCGACGGCACGGAGCGCGAGTTCGTCTTCCCCGAGAACTGCCCGGCCTGCGGCACGAAGCTCGCGCCCGCGAAGGAGGGCGACGCGGACTGGCGTTGCCCGAATACCCGCTCGTGCCCGGCGCAGCTCGGCGCGCGCTTGGAGTACATCGCCTCGCGCGGGGCGTTCGACATCGAGGCACTCGGAGAGAAGGGCGCACGCGACCTCATCGCTTCGGGCGTGCTTATCGACGAGTCCACCCTTTTCTCGCTGTCCTCCGACGATTTAGAAAAGTCGTCTACGTACACGAGAAAAGACGGGCAGATCAATGCCTCCGGCACAAAGCTCCTGAACAACCTGCAGGAGAAAAAGTCCACGGACCTGTGGCGGGTGCTCGTCGCGTTGTCCATCCGGCATGTCGGGCCGACTGCGGCTCGTGCCCTAGCCGCGCGCTACAAGTCGATGGAGGCGCTGCGGGCCGCATCGACAGAAGAGCTCGCTGAGACCGACGGCGTGGGCACCATCATCGCGGAGTCCTTCAAGGACTGGTTCGAGGTGGACTGGCATCGGGAGATCGTCGATAGGTGGGCGGCTGCCGGTGTGACCATGGAGGACTCTGCCGAGGATGCTGCCCCGCAGACCCTCGAAGGCCTGACTGTCGTGGTCACCGGTACCCTGGAGAACTTCTCCCGCGACAGCGCGAAAGAGGCGATCCTGTCGCGCGGTGGCAAGGCATCGGGTTCGGTGTCGAAAAAGACCGACTATGTCGTCGTCGGTGAGAATGCGGGCTCAAAGGAGCAGAAGGCCCGCGACCTGGGTATCACGATTTTGGACGAAGCCCAGTTCGAGCGTCTGCTGGAAATCGGCGAGGTCTAG
- a CDS encoding 3'-5' exonuclease — MPTFDASRMLSFDLETTSANPREARIVTSALVRIDGSSVSAAEHLADPGVEIPAQAAAIHGISTEKARAEGRPHDDVLRETVDTIKQAWDEGFTLIVFNAPYDLTVLRTLTGDFTVTGPVYDPLLIDRAMDRYRKGGKRNLGALSDFYGVQLDNAHEATADAMAAARIAWKQVKQRWPELAAKELDELMEFQAVKHFEIQTDFRAYCESRGRDTSGIATGWPMIS, encoded by the coding sequence ATGCCAACTTTCGATGCCTCGCGGATGCTCTCCTTCGACCTGGAGACGACGTCGGCGAACCCGCGGGAGGCGCGGATCGTGACCTCGGCGCTCGTGCGTATCGACGGCTCGTCCGTCTCCGCCGCCGAGCACCTCGCCGACCCGGGCGTGGAGATCCCGGCGCAGGCAGCAGCGATCCACGGCATCTCCACTGAAAAGGCGCGCGCTGAGGGCCGCCCGCACGACGACGTTCTGCGCGAGACCGTCGACACCATCAAGCAAGCGTGGGACGAGGGCTTCACCCTGATCGTGTTCAACGCCCCCTACGATCTGACAGTGCTGCGCACGCTGACCGGCGATTTCACCGTGACCGGGCCGGTGTATGACCCTTTGCTGATCGACCGTGCCATGGATCGCTACCGCAAAGGCGGCAAGCGGAACTTGGGCGCGCTGTCTGATTTCTATGGCGTCCAGCTAGACAATGCCCACGAGGCCACCGCCGACGCGATGGCAGCCGCGCGCATCGCCTGGAAGCAGGTCAAGCAGAGGTGGCCCGAGCTCGCTGCCAAAGAGCTCGACGAGCTCATGGAGTTCCAGGCTGTGAAGCATTTCGAGATTCAGACGGACTTCCGCGCGTACTGCGAGTCCCGCGGGCGCGACACCTCCGGCATCGCCACCGGCTGGCCGATGATCAGCTGA
- a CDS encoding MFS transporter: protein MKPAVNPWNTLAALAAGYFLVLIDQGFMPVITPMLPFDVGNAVWLTSVYLLCTVAPMPATGRLGDACGQRRVFLVGLAVYVIALVFAGASWSFGSLVVARGLQGFGAAVFLPQAFGLIPRVFSEDTQGRAFAAWGVIGSVASLIGPVAGGAIAEYSGWRAAFFAQAALGGVAVIAGFVALPKLAAGQQRVYLLPVLLSFGGLGLLVYGIQFGQWLSIVAGAVFLAALFLAARNGEDHGFLPLELVRDRSFALGAVGVTAMGFTVASMFIPLMYWLQTVAGASPTASGLITAPMSVFALLLTPVAGYLTDRRDPGTLCVAGFAVCAAGLALGIVLINVSAGVWWFTAVTSLLGIGGAFVWAPNAAVTMRGIADSKTGAASGLYNTARQVGSVLGVALVGTVLSTGPIEATAGAALALPLAAMVVGAAAAVPLRAGPRAYW, encoded by the coding sequence TTGAAGCCCGCCGTTAATCCCTGGAACACCCTCGCAGCGCTCGCTGCGGGGTATTTCCTTGTCCTGATCGACCAGGGCTTCATGCCCGTGATCACGCCGATGTTGCCTTTCGACGTCGGCAATGCGGTCTGGCTCACCAGTGTGTACCTGCTGTGCACCGTTGCCCCGATGCCCGCAACCGGGCGGTTGGGGGACGCGTGCGGTCAACGGCGGGTCTTTCTCGTCGGACTGGCCGTCTACGTCATTGCGCTGGTCTTCGCAGGCGCGTCATGGTCCTTCGGATCGCTCGTTGTAGCTCGCGGCCTGCAGGGCTTCGGTGCCGCGGTGTTCCTGCCGCAGGCCTTTGGATTGATTCCCCGGGTCTTCAGCGAAGACACCCAGGGCCGTGCGTTCGCGGCCTGGGGAGTGATCGGCTCGGTGGCCTCACTCATCGGGCCTGTAGCAGGCGGTGCGATCGCGGAATACTCAGGGTGGCGCGCGGCCTTCTTCGCGCAAGCTGCGCTAGGTGGAGTCGCTGTCATCGCCGGGTTTGTCGCCCTGCCGAAACTCGCCGCAGGGCAGCAGCGGGTCTATCTGCTTCCCGTCCTGTTATCTTTCGGCGGACTTGGTTTGTTGGTCTACGGCATTCAGTTCGGCCAGTGGCTGTCTATCGTTGCGGGGGCAGTGTTCCTCGCGGCACTGTTCCTGGCGGCCCGAAACGGCGAGGACCACGGTTTCCTTCCCCTCGAACTCGTCCGCGACCGGTCCTTCGCTCTCGGTGCAGTCGGTGTTACCGCCATGGGATTCACCGTCGCCTCGATGTTCATTCCGTTGATGTACTGGCTCCAGACAGTCGCGGGGGCGTCGCCCACCGCATCCGGTCTCATCACTGCGCCGATGTCCGTTTTCGCGTTGCTGCTTACCCCGGTAGCTGGTTACCTCACGGATCGGCGGGATCCGGGCACGCTCTGTGTCGCCGGTTTCGCGGTGTGCGCGGCCGGGTTAGCGCTAGGCATTGTTCTGATCAATGTGTCGGCGGGCGTGTGGTGGTTCACCGCGGTGACATCGTTGCTCGGAATCGGCGGGGCGTTCGTGTGGGCGCCGAATGCCGCCGTGACGATGCGGGGCATCGCCGACAGTAAGACCGGTGCGGCATCGGGGCTGTACAACACCGCCCGGCAAGTTGGGAGCGTCCTCGGCGTGGCGCTGGTGGGCACGGTTCTTTCCACCGGGCCGATCGAAGCTACCGCGGGGGCGGCGCTCGCATTGCCTCTGGCCGCGATGGTCGTCGGCGCGGCGGCGGCCGTTCCTCTGCGCGCCGGGCCTAGAGCTTACTGGTGA